Proteins encoded by one window of Cydia fagiglandana chromosome Z, ilCydFagi1.1, whole genome shotgun sequence:
- the LOC134679336 gene encoding dynein light chain Tctex-type protein 2B-like, translating to MADDEGNEEVAEEQQPEVYEDDTLSPVPVQPLDPPKYEVRPGLGEKFQAENIHEIIVTSMQQQLTGRQYRADQAPHWAQMIANGVRHRTQELGMKRYKILVQTVILEMKGAGIKMGQRCLWDPETDDYVHGLYKDGSILCHCTVYGIYMY from the exons ATGGCAGATGATGAGG GAAACGAGGAGGTTGCGGAGGAGCAACAGCCAGAGGTCTATGAAGACGACACCCTCAGCCCTGTGCCCGTGCAGCCTCTAGACCCGCCCAAGTATGAAGTCAGACCCGGCCTTGGAGAGAA GTTCCAAGCTGAGAATATACACGAGATTATAGTGACGTCCATGCAGCAGCAATTGACGGGGCGGCAGTACCGCGCCGACCAGGCGCCGCACTGGGCCCAGATGATCGCCAACGGCGTGCGACACCGGACCCAGGAGTTAGGCATGAAGAG GTACAAAATCCTAGTCCAGACCGTGATCCTCGAAATGAAAGGCGCAGGGATCAAAATGGGCCAGCGCTGCCTCTGGGACCCGGAAACTGACGACTATGTCCACGGCCTTTATAAGGACGGCAGCATACTGTGCCACTGCACCGTCTACGGCATATACATGTACTGA
- the LOC134679335 gene encoding SET and MYND domain-containing protein 4 → MHARAGSVLRRLTYKISNHFLPNVCSRENSASFKMSTDTVGFFKKFHDTINEKIDDVARNNFANLETDAKRVSYLCSLPLIKSYELEVKCQEMPRKDVAKAKELKDGGNAAVQKGDWARAMQLYTDSMIFMPKQESEELSILLANRSAALNHMGLYEEALGDIRRCLALGYPEHLKYKVQERKARCLLVLQRNQEAVSAFKETIKALDRASKLASDKRQKMLADSKLMIELLNKGMVLAGNPKDPAPVKKSPPKPKLPGKHNPNYPAASEAIEINYSESQGRYATATRDIGAGEVLLIERPHSGVLLSEFSKTHCQHCFTKCPIPLACPNCPNVIFCSDNCLEAAQKSYHAYECHILPLLWQSGCSITCHIALRMITQNRKEYFKNLKDLDIKPTGPYQTEDYRNIYHLVSHGDKRTKQDFLHRTQMTAFLVKLLEISGYFDGKARKTPVESIDVKTMGVNDIYKEDIALIGGLILKNLQVLQFNAHEVFELQCPKPKVGQNIIKHCGKSVFIAGAVFPTLALFNHSCDPGVVRYFSGNRIVVRTVKNIAKGEEVSENYGPIFTTVPKAERQSQLKEQYWFDCTCTPCRENWPLYEEMTENYMRFKCDSDRPCPNVIAVPYDAKEFMIQCGLCLQYTNIMKGLKSLQDTDMLYRLGKGAMEEGNYGEAMKKLIEVLKLYDITLRPPYRSYYDCVQDLRRSMLSIGNYSLV, encoded by the exons ATGCACGCTCGCGCCGGCTCTGTACTCCGTCGCCTAACCTATAAAATCAGTAATCACTTTCTACCCAACGTGTGTAGCCGAGAAAACAGTGCAAGTTTTAAAATGTCCACAGATACGGTTggtttctttaaaaagtttcaCGACACAATAAACGAAAAGATAGACGACGTCGCGAGGAATAACTTCGCCAATTTAGAGACTGATGCGAAGCGTGTCTCCTATTTGTGCAGTCTTCCTTTGATAAAGAGTTATGAGTTGGAGGTAAAATGTCAGGAAATGCCGAGGAAAGACGTCGCAAAGGCGAAAGAGTTGAAGGACGGGGGAAATGCGGCGGTGCAGAAAGGAGATTGGGCTCGTGCTATGCAGTTGTACACGGATAGCATGATTTTTATGCCGAAACAAGAAA GTGAGGAGCTCTCCATACTTCTCGCCAACCGGTCGGCGGCGCTCAACCACATGGGCCTGTACGAAGAAGCCCTGGGCGACATCCGGCGGTGCCTGGCGCTGGGGTACCCGGAGCACCTCAAGTACAAGGTGCAGGAGCGGAAGGCCAGGTGTCTGCTCGTGCTGCAGAGGAACCAAGAGGCTGTTAGCGCGTTTAA agAAACAATCAAAGCCCTCGACCGCGCCTCAAAACTAGCCAGCGACAAAAGACAGAAGATGCTTGCCGACTCCAAACTCATGATCGAACTACTCAACAAGGGCATGGTTCTCGCCGGCAACCCAAAAGACCCAGCGCCTGTCAAAAAATCCCCACCTAAACCCAAACTCCCAGGAAAGCATAACCCGAACTACCCCGCGGCTTCCGAAGCTATAGAGATTAACTATAGTGAGAGCCAAGGGAGATACGCCACTGCTACTAGGGATATTGGTGCGGGAGAGGTTCTGCTGATAGAGAGACCGCATAGTGGCGTGTTGTTGAGCGAGTTTTCAAAGACGCATTGTCAGCATTGCTTTACAAA ATGCCCAATCCCTCTGGCGTGTCCAAACTGCCCCAACGTCATCTTCTGCAGCGACAACTGCTTGGAAGCCGCACAGAAATCCTACCACGCCTACGAATGCCACATCCTCCCCCTGCTCTGGCAGTCAGGCTGTTCCATCACCTGCCACATCGCCCTGAGGATGATCACCCAAAACAGAAAGGAATACTTCAAAAACCTAAAAGACTTGGACATCAAACCAACAGGCCCATATCAGACTGAGGACTACAGAAATATATATCATCTGGTATCTCACGGAGATAAGAGAACTAAACAAGATTTCTTGCACAGGACTCAAATGACAGCTTTCCTGGTGAAACTGCTTGAAATCAGCGGATACTTCGATGGCAAAGCAAGAAAAACTCCTGTAGAATCTATCGATGTGAAGACTATGGGTGTGAATGATATTTACAAGGAAGATATCGCGCTGATCGGCGGTTTAATTCTGAAGAATCTTCAAGTCCTACAATTCAACGCTCATGAAGTCTTCGAGCTTCAATGCCCTAAACCTAAAGTGGGGCAGAACATTATAAAACATTGTGGAAAATCCGTGTTTATTGCTGGCGCCGTGTTTCCCACTCTCGCGCTGTTCAATCATTCATGCGATCCTGGTGTCGTGAG gTACTTCAGCGGCAACCGCATCGTAGTCCGAACCGTGAAGAACATAGCCAAAGGCGAAGAGGTATCGGAGAACTACGGGCCCATATTCACGACTGTACCCAAGGCGGAGCGACAGTCGCAGCTGAAGGAGCAGTACTGGTTCGACTGTACTTGCACGCCCTGTCGGGAGAACTGGCCGCTCTATGAGGAGATGACCGAGAACTATATGAGATTTAA ATGCGACTCTGACCGGCCGTGCCCCAACGTGATCGCCGTGCCCTACGACGCGAAGGAGTTCATGATCCAATGCGGACTCTGCTTGCAGTATACTAACATTATGAAGGGACTCAAGTCTTTACAG GACACAGACATGCTATACCGCCTCGGCAAAGGGGCCATGGAGGAAGGCAACTACGGAGAAGCCATGAAAAAGCTGATTGAGGTCCTGAAGTTATACGACATTACACTCCGGCCCCCGTACCGCTCTTACTATGATTGTGTCCAAGACCTGAGGAGGTCCATGCTTTCTATCGGCAATTATAGTCTCGTGTAA